In Halorussus limi, a genomic segment contains:
- a CDS encoding NADPH-dependent FMN reductase, with amino-acid sequence MPETPHVVAICGSLRDESVTRTALETALDAAEAEGGEAELLDLREYDLPAYDPDTDDEAEDAALMTRKVREADAVLLGTPMYHGSYSSVLKTAIDYCGFDEFEHKTVGLLAVSGGSFPITALEHLRSVCRALDAWVLPHQAAVPRSHSAVRDGTFTDEDVAERVRELGREVVHYANIEPSPPTMESEENVGAVE; translated from the coding sequence ATGCCAGAGACGCCGCACGTCGTCGCCATCTGCGGAAGCCTGCGCGACGAGAGCGTCACTCGAACCGCGCTGGAGACCGCCCTCGACGCCGCCGAGGCCGAGGGCGGCGAGGCCGAACTGCTCGACCTGCGCGAGTACGACCTGCCCGCGTACGACCCGGACACCGACGACGAGGCGGAGGACGCGGCCCTGATGACTCGGAAGGTACGGGAGGCCGACGCCGTTCTGCTCGGAACGCCGATGTACCACGGGTCGTACTCGTCGGTGCTGAAGACCGCCATCGACTACTGCGGGTTCGACGAGTTCGAACACAAGACGGTCGGCCTGCTCGCGGTGTCGGGCGGGAGTTTCCCAATCACGGCGCTCGAACATCTCCGGTCGGTCTGTCGCGCCCTCGACGCGTGGGTCCTGCCCCATCAGGCCGCGGTGCCTCGCTCGCACTCCGCGGTTCGGGACGGGACGTTCACCGACGAGGACGTGGCCGAACGCGTCCGGGAACTCGGCCGAGAGGTCGTCCACTACGCCAACATCGAACCGAGTCCGCCGACGATGGAGAGCGAGGAAAACGTCGGGGCGGTGGAGTAG
- a CDS encoding bacterio-opsin activator domain-containing protein, producing MDTTGSSRPSADPISVLLAGPDRWSERLRSTFADDDAFSARTVSTVEQGVSAATDRRVRVDCVVGAGRLDAAAGLDLFAALRSHGVAVPFVLAPADGSESLASDAIAAGVTDYLPADADEATLRRRCRKAVERCDEERRRSERADQFESFFATPDQFSAVLDADGTVVRVNRGALDALGRDESAVVGKRFWGLPWTDDSSRDLQRAIHRARRGEYADFEAGLPGDGAARFEFTVRPVTDGGDGRFSVDGGDRPGVADGETDRSEGNDIEADRLVVTGHEVAERVRLEEELRESEELHRVTLNNMTDTVLVTDDDGEFTYVCPNVHFIFGHSAEEIHDLGTIDALLGEDLFDPERLDAEGVLTNIECTATDKDGREHTLLVNVRQVSIQGGTTLYSCRDITKRKQRERALTQLHRTSRGLLYAETKPEIADRVVSDAASILPSAAAALYRFDRGENVLYPTAVSDEFSELVGALPDFRLDRENPVTRAFVEDETRTCDLGGRADRAPQSPFSTLGDYVAVPLGDHGVFVAAAAEETFDEVAEEVAELLAATTEAAFDRVERESELRERDRALQRQNERLSQLNRVNEFIREIDQALVGAESREKIEAAVCERLTADDRFAFAWIGETTALNRTLRPRAWAGDDRGYLDGVPFEFDGDPEAVEPSVRTAESREATLVSNVAEHLRAGQWGKEAVSRDFQSVLSIPLAYDDVLFGALTVYADHPDAFDEMVRSVLRELGDTVASAINAVQRKEALRSDTVVELEYRVTDASAVLSRLADETGASLEVEGDVVGDDQTTLVFATVEGAPLDRVVAAADESVGVADAESIRETDEGGLVGLRLREDFVTSVLADHGAVLRRFRATPKGLSLTVDVPDSVTTRSIDEVVSNTYDAAEPVAQRERTRALDTRGRTGQLRDDLTERQLEVAQMAYHAGFFDAKRDVTGRDVAEMLDISHTAFYDHVRRIQRKLFASLFENRPRPTEVE from the coding sequence ATGGACACGACTGGGTCATCGCGACCGTCTGCCGACCCGATATCCGTCCTCCTCGCGGGACCGGACCGGTGGAGCGAGCGACTGCGCTCGACGTTCGCCGACGACGACGCGTTTTCCGCCCGAACCGTCTCGACCGTCGAGCAGGGCGTTTCGGCGGCGACCGACCGACGCGTTCGAGTCGACTGCGTCGTGGGTGCCGGGCGACTCGACGCGGCGGCCGGTCTCGACCTTTTCGCGGCCCTCCGGTCGCACGGCGTCGCCGTTCCCTTCGTGCTGGCACCGGCCGACGGGAGCGAATCGCTCGCCAGCGACGCTATCGCGGCGGGCGTCACCGATTACCTCCCGGCGGACGCCGACGAGGCGACGCTCCGGCGTCGGTGCCGGAAAGCGGTCGAGCGGTGCGACGAGGAGCGCCGACGGAGCGAGCGCGCCGACCAGTTCGAGTCGTTCTTCGCCACGCCGGACCAGTTCAGCGCGGTCCTCGACGCCGACGGGACCGTCGTCCGGGTGAACCGGGGCGCGCTCGACGCGCTGGGACGCGACGAGAGCGCCGTCGTCGGCAAGCGGTTCTGGGGGCTTCCGTGGACGGACGACTCGTCCCGAGACCTCCAGCGGGCGATTCACCGCGCTCGCCGGGGCGAGTACGCCGACTTCGAGGCCGGACTGCCGGGCGACGGCGCGGCCCGGTTCGAGTTCACGGTCCGGCCCGTCACGGACGGCGGAGACGGTCGTTTCAGTGTCGACGGGGGCGACCGCCCCGGTGTGGCCGACGGCGAAACGGACCGGTCCGAGGGGAACGACATCGAAGCGGACCGCCTCGTCGTGACGGGCCACGAAGTCGCCGAGCGCGTCCGACTGGAGGAGGAACTCCGCGAGTCCGAGGAACTCCACCGGGTCACGCTGAACAACATGACCGACACCGTCCTCGTCACCGACGACGACGGCGAGTTCACCTACGTCTGTCCGAACGTCCACTTCATCTTCGGCCACAGCGCCGAGGAGATTCACGACCTCGGGACCATCGACGCGCTCCTCGGCGAGGACCTCTTCGACCCCGAGCGACTCGACGCCGAGGGCGTTCTCACCAACATCGAATGCACCGCGACCGACAAGGACGGCCGGGAACACACCCTGCTGGTCAACGTCCGGCAGGTCTCGATTCAGGGCGGGACGACTCTCTACAGTTGCCGGGACATCACGAAGCGAAAGCAGCGCGAGCGGGCGCTCACGCAACTCCACCGGACCAGTCGGGGTCTTCTCTACGCCGAGACGAAACCCGAGATAGCCGACCGCGTGGTGTCGGACGCGGCCTCGATTCTCCCGTCGGCCGCCGCGGCGCTCTACCGGTTCGACCGGGGGGAGAACGTCCTCTACCCGACGGCGGTCTCCGACGAGTTCTCCGAACTGGTCGGGGCGCTCCCGGACTTCCGCCTCGACCGCGAGAACCCCGTCACCCGGGCCTTCGTGGAGGACGAGACCCGGACCTGCGACCTCGGAGGCCGGGCCGACCGCGCCCCGCAGTCGCCCTTCTCGACGCTCGGCGACTACGTCGCCGTCCCGCTGGGCGACCACGGGGTGTTCGTGGCGGCCGCCGCCGAGGAGACCTTCGACGAGGTGGCCGAGGAGGTCGCGGAGCTGCTGGCCGCGACGACCGAAGCGGCGTTCGACCGGGTCGAGCGCGAGAGCGAACTCCGGGAGCGCGACCGGGCGCTCCAGCGACAGAACGAGCGACTCTCGCAACTGAACCGGGTCAACGAGTTCATCCGCGAGATAGACCAAGCGCTCGTCGGCGCGGAGTCCCGCGAGAAGATAGAGGCGGCCGTCTGCGAGCGACTGACCGCCGACGACCGGTTCGCGTTCGCGTGGATAGGCGAGACCACCGCGCTGAACCGGACGCTCCGGCCGCGAGCGTGGGCCGGGGACGACCGCGGGTATCTCGACGGCGTGCCCTTCGAGTTCGACGGCGACCCGGAGGCCGTCGAACCGAGCGTCCGGACCGCCGAGAGCCGGGAGGCGACGCTCGTCTCGAACGTCGCCGAACACCTCCGGGCGGGACAGTGGGGCAAGGAGGCGGTGTCCCGGGACTTCCAGTCGGTGCTGTCGATTCCGCTCGCGTACGACGACGTGCTGTTCGGGGCCCTGACGGTCTACGCCGACCACCCCGACGCTTTCGACGAGATGGTCCGGTCGGTCCTCCGGGAACTCGGCGACACCGTGGCGTCGGCCATCAACGCGGTCCAGCGCAAGGAGGCGCTCCGGAGCGACACGGTGGTCGAACTCGAGTACCGCGTCACCGACGCGAGCGCGGTCCTCTCCCGACTCGCCGACGAGACCGGCGCGTCGCTGGAGGTGGAGGGCGACGTGGTCGGCGACGACCAGACGACGCTCGTGTTCGCCACCGTCGAAGGCGCGCCCCTCGACCGGGTGGTCGCGGCGGCCGACGAGTCGGTCGGCGTCGCGGACGCGGAGTCGATTCGGGAGACCGACGAGGGCGGCCTCGTGGGACTCCGACTGCGCGAGGACTTCGTGACCTCGGTCCTCGCCGACCACGGAGCGGTCCTCCGCCGCTTCCGGGCGACGCCGAAGGGCCTCTCGCTGACCGTGGACGTGCCCGACTCGGTCACGACGCGGTCGATAGACGAGGTGGTCTCGAACACCTACGACGCGGCCGAACCGGTCGCACAGCGAGAGCGGACGCGGGCGCTGGACACGCGGGGCCGGACCGGGCAACTCCGCGACGACCTCACCGAGCGACAACTGGAGGTCGCCCAGATGGCCTACCACGCGGGGTTCTTCGACGCCAAGCGGGACGTGACCGGCCGAGACGTGGCCGAGATGCTCGACATCTCCCACACCGCGTTCTACGACCACGTCCGGCGAATCCAGCGGAAACTGTTCGCGTCGCTGTTCGAGAACCGGCCGCGACCGACCGAGGTTGAATAG
- a CDS encoding rubrerythrin-like domain-containing protein, translating into MKTRDPEYDADEEYEYECLNCGEVVSAASYPGGCENCGSSMRNRGMPCE; encoded by the coding sequence ATGAAAACCCGAGACCCGGAGTACGACGCGGACGAGGAGTACGAGTACGAGTGTCTGAACTGCGGCGAGGTAGTGAGCGCGGCCAGTTACCCCGGCGGTTGCGAGAACTGCGGAAGTTCGATGCGAAACCGGGGAATGCCCTGCGAATAG
- the gdhB gene encoding glutamate dehydrogenase GdhB: MGTNTLDDPDAEEYSETESALETALRQLSAAATHVDVDEGVIERLKHPTRVVEVGVPLKRDDGSVEVFTGYRAQHDDVRGPYKGGLRFHPDVTAEECVGLSMWMTWKCAVMDLPFGGGKGGVVVNPKDLSTREKERLTRRFAEEIRDTIGPKRDIPAPDMGTDAQTMAWFMDAYSMQEGETTPGVVTGKPPVIGGSEGREEAPGRSVAIIAREALRYYDKTVDEATVAVQGFGSVGANAARLLDDWGANVVAVSDVNGAAYDTTGLDTHAVPSHEEQPEAVMQYDAPNTLTNEEVLELDVDVVIPAAVGNVVTADNADDVQADIVVEGANGPTTSAGDKVLEERGVPVIPDILANAGGVTVSYFEWLQDINRRQWSLERVNDELESHMLSAWDDVRAEVEARDLSWRDAAYVVALERVGEAKSSRGLWP; the protein is encoded by the coding sequence ATGGGAACGAATACGCTCGACGACCCCGACGCGGAGGAGTACTCGGAGACCGAATCGGCGCTCGAAACCGCCCTGCGACAGCTCTCGGCGGCGGCCACGCACGTGGACGTGGACGAAGGCGTCATCGAACGCCTCAAGCACCCGACGCGGGTGGTCGAAGTCGGCGTTCCGTTGAAGCGCGACGACGGGAGCGTCGAGGTGTTCACGGGCTACCGCGCCCAGCACGACGACGTGCGCGGCCCGTACAAAGGCGGCCTGCGCTTCCACCCCGACGTGACGGCCGAGGAGTGCGTCGGGTTGTCGATGTGGATGACGTGGAAGTGCGCGGTGATGGACCTGCCGTTCGGCGGCGGGAAGGGCGGCGTCGTGGTGAACCCGAAGGACCTCAGCACCCGCGAGAAGGAGCGACTCACCCGGCGGTTCGCCGAGGAGATTCGGGACACCATCGGGCCCAAGCGGGACATCCCCGCGCCCGACATGGGCACCGACGCCCAGACGATGGCGTGGTTCATGGACGCCTATTCGATGCAGGAGGGCGAGACGACGCCCGGCGTCGTCACCGGCAAACCGCCCGTCATCGGCGGGAGCGAGGGCCGCGAGGAAGCGCCCGGCCGGTCGGTCGCAATCATCGCCCGCGAGGCGCTCCGGTACTACGACAAGACCGTGGACGAGGCCACCGTGGCGGTCCAAGGGTTCGGGAGCGTGGGCGCGAACGCCGCCCGCCTGCTCGACGACTGGGGCGCGAACGTCGTCGCCGTCAGCGACGTGAACGGCGCGGCCTACGACACGACGGGCCTCGACACCCACGCGGTGCCCTCCCACGAGGAGCAACCCGAGGCCGTGATGCAGTACGACGCGCCGAACACGCTCACGAACGAGGAGGTACTCGAACTCGACGTGGACGTGGTGATTCCGGCCGCCGTCGGCAACGTCGTCACCGCGGACAACGCCGACGACGTGCAGGCCGACATCGTGGTCGAGGGCGCGAACGGGCCGACTACGTCGGCCGGCGACAAGGTCCTCGAAGAGCGCGGCGTCCCCGTGATTCCGGACATCCTCGCGAACGCGGGCGGTGTCACCGTCTCGTACTTCGAGTGGTTGCAGGACATCAACCGCCGCCAGTGGTCGCTCGAACGCGTCAACGACGAACTCGAATCCCACATGCTCTCGGCGTGGGACGACGTGCGGGCCGAAGTCGAGGCCCGCGACCTGAGTTGGCGCGACGCCGCCTACGTCGTCGCACTCGAACGCGTCGGCGAGGCGAAATCCAGCAGAGGCCTCTGGCCGTAG
- a CDS encoding serpin family protein — protein MTLRRRETLALSGALLAGLAGCTGSDDPQTNPPTSDTSASESPTDETPGTTTEKSPGFEDLDAPPFPEIDPVTDPQISEGLLADQIRGNVAFALDLLAVLRDQRDDPNLFLSPYSVSVALAMTYAGARGETAAEMADALHFVLDREDLHPAFASLAAEFERRNAEGKEASGRVMTEREADAGPAFEFTAANAVWGQDGFPFREAFLDLLDAYYGAGLQLADFRGSPEEARKRINAWVADHTEDRIDDLIPRGSIDSTTRLVLTNAVYFSARWKIPFSEDETEDRPFASLGGSTARVPTMHKSIETQYAEIDGHQLVELPYANGETSMVVVLPAEGEFEAFEQSLTVDRLATMLDRTTDALVDLALPKFEVESSFGLVEAMQSLGVTQAFTPSADLSGMSEAAGDDLFVGDIVHQSFVSVDERGTEAAAATAAIIAEDAPAKQVEMRVNRPFLFYIRDRPTETPLFVGRVTALSGE, from the coding sequence GTGACTCTCCGACGCCGCGAAACCCTCGCGCTGTCCGGTGCCCTCCTCGCGGGACTCGCGGGATGTACCGGAAGCGACGACCCGCAGACGAACCCGCCGACCAGCGACACCTCCGCGAGCGAATCGCCGACCGACGAGACGCCCGGAACGACCACCGAGAAATCGCCCGGGTTCGAGGACCTCGACGCGCCGCCGTTTCCCGAAATCGACCCGGTGACCGACCCCCAAATCTCCGAGGGCCTTCTCGCCGACCAGATTCGGGGGAACGTCGCGTTCGCGCTCGACCTACTGGCGGTCCTTCGCGACCAGCGCGACGACCCGAACCTCTTTCTCTCGCCCTACAGCGTCTCGGTCGCGCTGGCGATGACCTACGCCGGTGCCCGCGGCGAGACGGCCGCGGAGATGGCCGACGCGCTCCACTTCGTCCTCGACCGGGAGGACCTCCACCCCGCGTTCGCGTCGCTGGCGGCCGAGTTCGAGCGACGGAACGCCGAGGGAAAGGAGGCCAGCGGACGGGTGATGACCGAACGCGAAGCGGACGCGGGTCCGGCCTTCGAGTTCACCGCGGCGAACGCGGTGTGGGGGCAGGACGGGTTCCCGTTCCGCGAGGCGTTCCTCGACCTGCTCGACGCCTACTACGGCGCGGGCCTGCAACTCGCGGACTTCCGGGGGTCGCCCGAGGAGGCCCGAAAGCGAATCAACGCGTGGGTCGCCGACCACACCGAGGACCGCATCGACGACCTGATTCCGCGGGGGTCCATCGACTCGACGACCCGCCTCGTGCTGACCAACGCCGTCTACTTCTCGGCGCGGTGGAAGATTCCGTTCTCCGAGGACGAGACCGAGGACCGACCGTTCGCGTCGCTCGGCGGTTCGACCGCGCGGGTGCCGACGATGCACAAGTCGATAGAGACCCAGTACGCCGAAATCGACGGCCACCAGCTGGTCGAACTTCCCTACGCCAACGGCGAGACGAGCATGGTCGTCGTCCTCCCCGCCGAGGGCGAGTTCGAGGCGTTCGAGCAGTCGCTGACTGTGGACCGACTCGCCACCATGCTGGACCGGACGACCGACGCGCTGGTGGACCTCGCGCTCCCGAAGTTCGAGGTCGAATCGTCGTTCGGTCTCGTGGAGGCGATGCAGTCGCTCGGCGTGACGCAGGCGTTCACGCCGTCCGCGGACCTGAGCGGCATGAGCGAGGCGGCGGGCGACGACCTGTTCGTCGGCGATATCGTCCACCAGAGCTTCGTGTCGGTCGACGAGCGCGGCACCGAGGCGGCGGCCGCGACGGCCGCGATAATCGCGGAGGACGCCCCGGCCAAGCAGGTCGAGATGCGGGTGAACCGGCCGTTCCTGTTCTACATCCGCGACCGCCCGACAGAGACGCCGCTGTTCGTCGGGCGCGTGACCGCCCTCTCCGGCGAGTGA
- a CDS encoding A/G-specific adenine glycosylase yields MSESDDADYSLPDDLPAVRDALISWYEDDHRDFPWRETDDAYEILVSEVMSQQTQLGRVVTAWEAFLDEWPTPEALADADRADVVGFWTDHSLGYNNRAKYLHEAAEQVVTEYDGEFPESPDELQNLMGVGPYTANAVASFAFNNGDAVVDTNVKRVLHRAFDVPDDDALFEAAASEAMPEGESRVWNNAIMELGGVACEQTPKCDSAGCPWREWCHAYETGDFTAPDVPTQPSFEGSRRQFRGKVISVLKEYDELPLSKLGPRVRVDYAPEGEYGRAWLEGLLTDLSDDGLVETERGDASDELVARLRR; encoded by the coding sequence ATGAGCGAATCGGACGACGCCGACTACTCGCTGCCCGACGACCTCCCGGCGGTCCGCGACGCCCTGATTTCGTGGTACGAGGACGACCACCGCGACTTCCCGTGGCGCGAGACCGACGACGCCTACGAGATTCTGGTCTCGGAGGTCATGAGCCAGCAGACCCAACTCGGCCGAGTCGTGACGGCGTGGGAGGCGTTCCTCGACGAGTGGCCCACTCCCGAGGCGCTCGCGGACGCCGACCGCGCCGACGTGGTGGGATTCTGGACCGACCACAGTCTCGGCTACAACAACCGGGCGAAGTACCTCCACGAGGCGGCAGAACAGGTCGTGACCGAGTACGACGGCGAGTTCCCCGAGTCGCCCGACGAACTCCAGAACCTGATGGGCGTGGGTCCCTACACCGCGAACGCCGTCGCCTCTTTCGCCTTCAACAACGGCGACGCCGTGGTGGACACCAACGTCAAGCGCGTCCTCCACCGGGCCTTCGACGTTCCGGACGACGACGCCCTATTCGAGGCGGCCGCGAGCGAGGCGATGCCCGAAGGCGAGTCCCGAGTCTGGAACAACGCCATCATGGAGTTGGGCGGGGTGGCCTGCGAGCAGACGCCGAAGTGCGATTCGGCGGGATGCCCGTGGCGCGAGTGGTGTCACGCCTACGAGACCGGCGACTTCACCGCGCCCGACGTGCCGACTCAGCCGAGTTTCGAGGGGAGTCGCAGGCAGTTCCGCGGCAAGGTCATCTCCGTCCTGAAGGAGTACGACGAACTCCCGCTGTCGAAACTCGGACCGCGCGTCAGGGTCGATTACGCGCCGGAGGGAGAGTACGGCCGGGCGTGGTTGGAGGGACTCCTGACCGACCTCTCGGACGACGGACTGGTGGAGACCGAGCGCGGCGACGCGAGCGACGAACTCGTCGCCCGCCTCCGCCGCTGA
- a CDS encoding YgaP family membrane protein produces MQKNVGGLDEGIRITLGPLLVVLSVASLQGTARLRPAVTAGAFAVGAVLTVTGLTQKCPGNEAMGRNTHRPSEKLGEEAREVRERALQ; encoded by the coding sequence ATGCAGAAGAACGTTGGAGGACTCGACGAGGGGATTCGAATCACGCTCGGACCGCTGCTGGTGGTGCTCTCGGTAGCGTCGCTTCAGGGGACCGCCCGACTTCGCCCGGCGGTGACCGCCGGCGCGTTCGCCGTCGGCGCGGTGCTGACCGTCACCGGCCTGACGCAGAAGTGTCCCGGAAACGAGGCGATGGGTCGGAACACGCACCGGCCGAGCGAGAAACTCGGCGAGGAGGCCCGAGAAGTCCGGGAGCGCGCGCTCCAGTAG
- a CDS encoding RNase P subunit p30 family protein has product MPHYEGVHAHPDGDSTAARFAATAARYDFDGVVVRNHSDSTVDWDETDAERIREEYGVDAVDAIEIRAENPDVAAGHVGNYRPKCTVLALHGGTNALNRFAVESDRVDVLAHPMRGRGDFNHVLAKAAAEHGTRVEFDLSRVLRDDGGPRVQALQDLRKLREIVEQYDAPYVVSANPTSHLQMRAPRELAAVGEAVGFSGDQIRAGLAEWAALAERNRERMSDEFIAPGVKRGRYEEDA; this is encoded by the coding sequence ATGCCACATTACGAGGGCGTCCACGCCCACCCCGACGGCGACAGCACCGCGGCGCGCTTCGCGGCCACCGCCGCGCGCTACGACTTCGACGGCGTCGTCGTGCGCAACCACAGCGACTCGACCGTCGACTGGGACGAGACCGACGCCGAGCGAATCCGCGAGGAGTACGGCGTGGACGCGGTGGACGCCATCGAGATTCGGGCCGAGAACCCCGACGTTGCGGCGGGCCACGTCGGTAACTACCGACCGAAGTGTACGGTGCTGGCGCTCCACGGCGGGACGAACGCGCTGAATCGCTTCGCGGTCGAGTCCGACCGCGTGGACGTGTTGGCCCACCCGATGCGCGGTCGGGGCGACTTCAACCACGTGCTGGCGAAGGCCGCGGCCGAACACGGGACCCGCGTGGAGTTCGACCTCTCGCGGGTCCTGCGCGACGACGGCGGGCCGCGCGTGCAGGCCCTGCAGGACCTCCGGAAACTCCGCGAGATAGTCGAGCAGTACGACGCGCCCTACGTCGTCAGCGCGAACCCGACCAGTCACCTCCAGATGCGCGCGCCCCGCGAGTTGGCCGCGGTGGGCGAGGCCGTGGGCTTCTCGGGCGACCAGATTCGGGCCGGGTTGGCGGAGTGGGCCGCGCTCGCCGAGCGAAACCGCGAGCGCATGTCCGACGAGTTCATTGCACCGGGAGTCAAACGCGGCAGGTATGAAGAAGACGCTTGA
- a CDS encoding class I SAM-dependent methyltransferase produces the protein MKKTLEEHASRFDEVAGEYDDSQNDTEEYRAAVSLVVDHANPDDSDTVADLGTGTGAIALALAEDAGRVVGRDISEGMMERAREKAEEQGIENVEFGEGRFRDPNVDEADIVVSNFAMHHLSDEEKVEAIEAIAELGPRKFVLGDVMFFGEPNPDEPFYSPEVDDPSTVGHLADALTDAGFALTAVERVHDQVGVLVAERGESTDA, from the coding sequence ATGAAGAAGACGCTTGAGGAACACGCCTCGCGCTTCGACGAGGTAGCGGGCGAGTACGACGACAGTCAGAACGACACCGAGGAGTACCGCGCCGCCGTCTCGCTGGTCGTAGACCACGCGAACCCGGACGACAGCGACACCGTGGCGGACCTCGGCACCGGAACCGGGGCCATCGCGCTGGCGCTGGCCGAGGACGCGGGGCGGGTCGTCGGCCGCGACATCAGCGAGGGGATGATGGAGCGGGCCCGCGAGAAAGCGGAGGAGCAGGGCATCGAGAACGTGGAGTTCGGCGAGGGCCGCTTCCGCGACCCGAACGTGGACGAAGCGGACATCGTCGTCTCGAACTTCGCCATGCACCACCTCAGCGACGAGGAGAAGGTCGAGGCCATCGAGGCCATCGCCGAGTTGGGTCCCCGGAAGTTCGTCCTCGGCGACGTGATGTTCTTCGGCGAACCGAACCCCGACGAACCGTTCTACAGCCCCGAAGTCGACGACCCGTCGACGGTCGGACACCTCGCGGACGCGTTGACCGACGCCGGGTTCGCGCTGACCGCGGTGGAGCGAGTCCACGACCAAGTGGGCGTGCTGGTGGCCGAACGCGGGGAGTCGACGGACGCGTAA
- a CDS encoding ABC transporter permease yields the protein MSVADYAARNRRRIGGTALALVLLAVLAALFDLPVADLLTVGTAERALRAATPIALAAIGGLYAEKSGVFNIGLEGFMIFGALSAAGAAWLSAGSGSVGQPDLWVGILAAVGVCTLLTLLFAVLTIRYEADQIVAGLAVWFIGLGFGPFTATVLWGGVSSPSLPNIDNVTVPLLAEVPVLGRLLFDASPLVLFTVLVAVAAWVVLYRTRYGYWVQAAGENPEALDTAGVDVNRVRYAAVVFSGAMAGLGGAVLSIGIGSGFTGTGVTMVDGRGWIAIVAYLFGNYNPLGAFGASLLFGATDMLQVQFQTVGISLPGSIVGLFPYVAVLVVLNLVGYTRVPSAVGEPYDTEE from the coding sequence GTGAGCGTCGCCGACTACGCCGCGCGGAACCGACGCAGAATCGGCGGGACCGCGCTCGCACTCGTCCTGCTGGCGGTCCTCGCGGCGCTGTTCGACCTTCCGGTGGCCGACCTGCTGACGGTCGGGACCGCCGAGCGCGCGCTCCGGGCCGCGACGCCCATCGCGCTGGCGGCCATCGGCGGCCTCTACGCCGAGAAGAGCGGCGTCTTCAACATCGGGCTGGAAGGGTTCATGATATTCGGCGCGCTCTCGGCCGCCGGGGCGGCGTGGCTCTCGGCCGGGAGCGGGTCGGTCGGGCAACCCGACCTCTGGGTCGGCATCCTCGCCGCGGTCGGAGTCTGCACGCTGTTGACGTTGCTCTTCGCCGTGCTGACCATCCGGTACGAGGCCGACCAGATAGTCGCGGGACTCGCGGTGTGGTTCATCGGTCTCGGCTTCGGCCCGTTCACCGCCACCGTCCTTTGGGGCGGCGTCTCCAGTCCGTCGCTCCCGAACATCGACAACGTGACCGTGCCCCTGCTGGCGGAGGTGCCGGTCCTCGGCCGGTTGCTCTTCGACGCCTCGCCGCTGGTGCTGTTCACCGTCCTCGTCGCCGTCGCGGCGTGGGTCGTCCTCTACCGCACCCGTTACGGCTACTGGGTGCAGGCCGCGGGCGAGAACCCGGAGGCGCTCGACACCGCGGGCGTGGACGTGAACCGGGTGCGCTACGCCGCGGTCGTCTTCTCGGGCGCGATGGCGGGCCTCGGCGGCGCGGTCCTCTCCATCGGCATCGGGAGCGGGTTCACCGGGACGGGCGTGACGATGGTGGACGGTCGGGGCTGGATTGCCATCGTGGCGTACCTGTTCGGCAACTACAACCCGCTGGGCGCGTTCGGCGCGTCGCTGCTGTTCGGCGCGACCGACATGCTACAGGTCCAGTTCCAGACGGTCGGTATCTCGCTGCCGGGGAGTATCGTCGGCCTGTTCCCCTACGTCGCGGTGCTGGTCGTGCTGAATCTGGTCGGGTACACGCGCGTGCCGTCGGCCGTCGGGGAACCGTACGACACCGAGGAGTAG